In one window of Kosmotoga pacifica DNA:
- a CDS encoding amino acid ABC transporter permease, producing MINSFPALLEGTWVTLKITFLSLGLGLAIALPLSFGQVYGGKGFRVFVVIYERIFRSIPELVILFLIFYGFPRAGIKFSPFTAVVLGLGIRSAAYQSQIFRGAIQSISTTQMRAARSLGMTKLQGFRHVVLPQALRVALPPWTNEFTIVLKDSSLAYALGVTELLRRGGYIISTTYEPMLIYLTVALIYFVITFTVNRSLKKVEEALAIPGFEIKESIR from the coding sequence ATAATCAATTCCTTTCCGGCTTTACTTGAAGGTACCTGGGTAACGTTGAAAATAACATTTCTGTCATTGGGGTTGGGGCTGGCAATAGCCCTACCCCTTTCGTTTGGTCAGGTATATGGCGGAAAGGGATTCAGAGTTTTTGTGGTTATTTATGAAAGGATCTTTAGAAGCATACCGGAATTGGTTATACTGTTCCTTATTTTCTACGGCTTTCCAAGAGCTGGCATCAAGTTTTCCCCCTTCACAGCGGTTGTGCTCGGACTTGGAATAAGGAGCGCAGCTTACCAGTCCCAGATATTCAGAGGAGCTATTCAGTCCATCAGCACCACTCAGATGAGGGCTGCTCGTTCCCTTGGCATGACAAAACTTCAGGGTTTCAGACATGTAGTACTACCTCAGGCTCTTAGAGTAGCTTTGCCTCCATGGACGAATGAATTCACGATCGTCTTAAAGGATTCGTCTCTGGCTTATGCCCTTGGCGTTACGGAGCTATTGAGGCGGGGAGGCTATATTATTTCAACGACTTATGAACCAATGCTCATCTATTTGACCGTTGCGTTGATCTACTTTGTCATCACTTTCACGGTAAACAGGAGCCTCAAAAAAGTTGAAGAGGCGCTTGCCATCCCGGGATTTGAGATAAAGGAGAGTATAAGATGA